A window of Pirellula sp. SH-Sr6A contains these coding sequences:
- a CDS encoding GGDEF domain-containing protein: MNFLRFITIENLCLAAEITTALLLLALAFPDKKKSAPTPPSADDAESLRRLETARRAHCQATVFRGIATLSRVGTLEPAADRFQLYEPLSVLGWEDRLTKLGNRSFLDTFLDEWLSLPERARHGSLLTMIIVDRYSDLLREKGAMGVEQSLRDLGEQLAKHYESTALIGRYQPDRFLVIQFERSLPEAHEDFEALLKSLQSPAEPSSIPHAPIPCVASIVELGDEGLSLSSSLDRLDEGVSQALESGASCVSEYEGAWTNKRPMSDHATAVPALSRTDPNRESDSQLRDRRRSPSIASQENDASSNDESPENAPDDENAQSSDEHLEARTGQSTSEEENASDANTIAPETTDVSAVASSEDIAALFAQINKKKQETTSAPTVESNNDVVDSHDIAALFAANTPKKNPSPKPEQPSAPPAPAASNSDDVVGADDIAALFAANAPQKNPSPKPEEPPAPPTPTTSNSDDVVGADDIAALFAANAPKKNPSPKPEEPSAPPIPAASNSDDVVGADDIAALFAANTPKKKSDAKQAAPKLDSKLNELLSNLHQDISNDDLDSLFANVT; this comes from the coding sequence ATGAATTTCCTCCGTTTCATTACTATCGAGAATCTCTGCTTGGCAGCGGAAATCACCACCGCGTTGCTTCTGCTCGCATTGGCGTTTCCGGACAAGAAGAAATCGGCTCCTACCCCCCCTTCAGCCGATGATGCCGAATCGCTCCGTCGACTGGAGACGGCTCGCCGTGCTCACTGCCAAGCGACCGTCTTTCGAGGGATTGCGACCCTATCACGCGTTGGGACCCTCGAACCTGCAGCCGACCGATTCCAACTTTACGAGCCCCTCTCGGTCTTGGGTTGGGAAGATCGTTTAACCAAGCTTGGAAATCGATCGTTCCTCGACACGTTCCTCGACGAATGGCTCTCGCTCCCCGAACGAGCTCGCCACGGTTCGTTGCTGACCATGATCATCGTCGATCGATACTCGGATCTGCTGCGTGAAAAAGGAGCGATGGGGGTCGAACAATCGCTGCGCGATCTTGGCGAACAATTGGCCAAACACTACGAATCAACCGCCCTGATTGGCCGCTACCAACCCGATCGATTCCTCGTTATCCAATTCGAACGGTCCCTACCCGAAGCTCACGAAGACTTTGAGGCATTGCTGAAATCCCTCCAAAGTCCAGCCGAACCAAGTTCGATTCCCCACGCGCCGATCCCGTGCGTGGCAAGCATCGTCGAGCTAGGGGACGAAGGGCTGTCGCTATCCTCGTCGCTCGACAGACTCGATGAAGGGGTGTCTCAAGCGCTGGAATCCGGAGCCAGTTGCGTATCCGAATACGAAGGGGCCTGGACGAACAAACGTCCGATGTCCGACCACGCCACTGCCGTTCCTGCTCTGTCCAGAACCGATCCGAACAGAGAATCCGATTCCCAATTACGCGATCGCCGTCGCTCCCCGTCGATCGCCTCCCAGGAAAACGACGCTTCCTCGAATGATGAATCTCCGGAAAACGCCCCAGACGATGAGAACGCCCAATCGAGCGACGAGCATCTGGAAGCTCGAACTGGGCAATCGACCTCCGAGGAGGAGAATGCAAGCGACGCGAACACAATCGCCCCGGAAACGACCGACGTGTCAGCGGTAGCAAGCAGCGAAGACATTGCCGCGCTCTTCGCGCAAATCAACAAAAAGAAACAAGAAACGACTTCTGCACCAACCGTAGAATCCAATAACGATGTCGTCGACTCCCACGACATCGCGGCTTTGTTCGCCGCAAACACTCCGAAGAAAAATCCTTCACCTAAACCAGAGCAGCCATCTGCACCTCCCGCCCCGGCGGCGTCCAACAGCGACGATGTGGTGGGAGCCGACGACATCGCAGCCCTATTCGCCGCGAACGCTCCCCAAAAGAATCCATCACCTAAACCTGAGGAGCCACCTGCACCTCCCACCCCGACGACCTCCAACAGTGACGATGTGGTGGGAGCCGACGACATCGCAGCTTTGTTCGCTGCGAACGCTCCAAAGAAAAATCCGTCACCTAAACCTGAGGAGCCATCTGCACCTCCCATCCCGGCGGCATCCAACAGCGACGATGTGGTGGGAGCCGACGACATCGCGGCTTTGTTCGCCGCGAACACTCCGAAGAAGAAATCGGATGCCAAGCAAGCTGCACCGAAGCTGGACAGCAAGCTGAACGAGCTACTGAGCAATCTTCATCAAGATATTTCGAATGACGATCTCGACTCGCTTTTCGCCAACGTCACCTGA
- a CDS encoding tetratricopeptide repeat protein, with the protein MGSRIRLIVENTQWLGSEFLKIFTSPVGMAGSFLDAARGWKYSRSWIRFWFHLPAFLIVLIVYLIFGFSLFERVDAKVQRYGVEGEKNLPTRVLERAAYSQFRFMNPKDPKQGTPINDPNSIPDFAKNYSRLLATRILSFQPKNAQASYRLALLESIDGDPAAAKSVMEDLASGKYGPFRQANAWMACWIIQAKEDQQEIDTKELGRNLQMACDWTEVPVQLIAIYAQILEQNGYTPSAIAMAKEAAKRLPEMNLELARLYGRIKNEEGLREASYEVEEVFGARLNTSNERDIDRLAIAEVRFLTGKYPQAVAILQEGLAGSDVRPQLARALSSIKISIFEKSIVENPDGTFTADLSLLESAADADPNDPKISEQIAKLLRRNIKPSKRIVDILRKQIDDGITTSEAHSMLADGYYMLGNEKEAIKNWELALSKNPNDASACNNLALCLAKASPENVPKSLELVAHAQSISPNNAEILDTFGELLMMAGRAKEAINKFEQAIKLDSGRIGTRKKLIAAYESAGLPELAKAQAEIVQSMEGEPK; encoded by the coding sequence ATGGGAAGTCGCATTCGTCTCATCGTGGAAAACACCCAGTGGCTCGGCAGCGAGTTCCTCAAAATTTTCACGTCACCGGTCGGCATGGCTGGCAGTTTCCTCGACGCTGCTCGGGGCTGGAAATATTCCCGCAGTTGGATTCGATTCTGGTTCCATCTGCCAGCGTTTCTGATTGTTCTCATCGTCTATTTGATCTTTGGATTCTCCTTGTTCGAACGGGTAGACGCCAAAGTGCAACGATACGGGGTCGAAGGAGAAAAGAATCTACCGACCCGTGTCTTGGAACGGGCTGCTTACTCGCAGTTCCGGTTCATGAATCCGAAAGACCCCAAACAGGGAACGCCGATCAACGATCCCAACAGCATTCCGGACTTTGCCAAGAACTACAGCCGGTTGCTCGCGACGCGTATCTTGTCCTTTCAACCCAAGAACGCCCAAGCTAGCTATCGCCTCGCACTGCTCGAAAGCATCGATGGAGACCCCGCCGCGGCCAAATCGGTGATGGAGGATTTGGCGTCCGGCAAGTACGGTCCGTTTCGCCAGGCCAACGCATGGATGGCGTGCTGGATCATTCAAGCGAAGGAAGATCAGCAGGAAATCGACACAAAGGAGTTGGGGCGAAATCTCCAGATGGCTTGCGACTGGACCGAAGTCCCAGTCCAACTTATCGCCATCTACGCTCAAATCCTGGAACAGAATGGCTACACCCCGAGCGCCATCGCGATGGCAAAAGAAGCGGCGAAGAGGTTGCCAGAAATGAATCTGGAATTGGCTCGTCTCTACGGCCGTATCAAAAACGAAGAAGGCCTTCGAGAAGCGAGTTACGAAGTCGAAGAAGTGTTCGGTGCCCGACTCAATACGAGCAATGAACGCGACATCGATCGCTTGGCAATCGCTGAGGTGCGGTTCTTGACCGGGAAATACCCACAAGCCGTCGCGATCCTGCAAGAAGGCTTGGCTGGCAGCGACGTTCGACCTCAATTGGCCAGAGCGCTCTCATCGATCAAGATCTCGATCTTTGAAAAATCGATCGTGGAGAATCCTGATGGGACATTCACCGCCGATCTATCCCTGCTGGAATCGGCTGCGGATGCCGATCCAAACGATCCAAAGATTTCTGAACAGATTGCCAAGCTTCTACGCCGCAATATCAAGCCGTCGAAACGGATCGTAGACATTCTTCGAAAACAAATCGATGACGGGATCACGACCTCCGAAGCGCACAGCATGTTGGCCGATGGCTACTACATGCTGGGGAACGAAAAAGAGGCGATCAAGAACTGGGAACTTGCACTCTCCAAGAATCCGAACGACGCCTCGGCCTGCAACAATCTGGCATTATGCCTAGCCAAAGCGAGTCCTGAGAATGTGCCCAAGTCGCTCGAGTTGGTGGCCCACGCACAAAGCATCTCGCCGAACAATGCTGAAATTCTCGATACCTTTGGTGAGCTCCTCATGATGGCCGGACGGGCCAAAGAGGCGATCAATAAATTCGAGCAAGCGATCAAGCTTGACAGCGGTCGCATTGGGACTCGCAAGAAACTGATTGCAGCCTACGAGTCAGCAGGCTTGCCCGAGTTGGCAAAAGCCCAAGCGGAAATTGTCCAGTCGATGGAAGGTGAGCCTAAGTAG
- a CDS encoding 3-deoxy-D-manno-octulosonic acid transferase, translated as MHLVINLFYLLFLFFVSPWILYRAIRYGRYRRGWMEKLFGLVPLHHPTTLKSPDSPGRVWLHAVSVGEVQLLRTLVARFKKERPDLQLIISSSTDSGYTLARQLFSDEQVIFAPLDFTWAIANAWKRIRPSLVVLMELELWPNWLRHAERVDCPIAVVNGRLSENSFRGYLRIRRWIEPMFRSLDWVGAQTKQYAERFSQLGAPPGVVEVTGNLKFDGAEPNRMATEVLDRRRLLGLSPPPSAAQVQTFLWVAGSTQHPEEELVLRAFQKLAPRFPQLKLLLVPRHPERFEEVAQKVAESPFSWARRSECQSTEPPADWRIFLGDTVGELRWWWGLSDVAFVGGSFGDRGGQNMIEPCAFGVATCFGPNTKNFADVVELLLKEEACVQLQHPDDLASFLEQVLVDSAQRQELGRRAQSSAAEHRGAIDRTWRGLAKFLPPAIPDRS; from the coding sequence ATGCACCTCGTCATCAATCTATTTTATCTGTTGTTTCTATTTTTCGTCAGCCCTTGGATTCTTTATCGCGCCATTCGTTACGGCCGTTACCGTCGCGGCTGGATGGAGAAGCTATTCGGTTTGGTTCCTCTCCATCATCCCACCACGCTCAAAAGCCCCGATTCTCCAGGCAGAGTCTGGCTTCATGCGGTCAGTGTCGGCGAAGTCCAGCTGCTGCGCACCCTCGTGGCACGCTTCAAAAAAGAGCGGCCCGACCTGCAGTTGATCATCTCCTCGTCGACCGATAGTGGCTATACGTTGGCTCGTCAGTTGTTTTCGGACGAGCAAGTCATCTTCGCGCCGTTGGACTTCACCTGGGCGATCGCCAATGCCTGGAAAAGGATCCGACCGAGTCTGGTTGTACTCATGGAGTTAGAATTGTGGCCCAATTGGCTTCGGCATGCCGAACGAGTGGACTGCCCCATCGCCGTGGTCAACGGCCGACTCAGCGAAAACAGTTTCCGGGGCTACCTCCGCATTCGCCGCTGGATCGAACCCATGTTCCGTTCGCTCGACTGGGTTGGGGCTCAAACGAAGCAATACGCGGAGCGCTTTTCACAGCTGGGCGCCCCCCCAGGAGTCGTGGAGGTTACCGGGAATCTGAAGTTCGATGGTGCCGAACCGAATCGCATGGCGACCGAAGTTCTGGACCGACGGCGGTTGCTCGGTCTGTCGCCTCCCCCCTCAGCGGCTCAAGTGCAGACGTTTCTTTGGGTAGCCGGCAGTACGCAGCATCCCGAGGAAGAGCTCGTGCTCCGCGCTTTCCAGAAGCTTGCACCGCGATTTCCGCAGCTGAAGCTTCTCTTGGTACCGAGACACCCCGAGCGATTCGAGGAAGTCGCGCAGAAGGTCGCCGAATCCCCATTTTCTTGGGCGCGTCGCTCGGAGTGCCAGTCGACCGAGCCACCCGCCGATTGGCGAATCTTTTTGGGAGATACCGTCGGTGAATTGAGATGGTGGTGGGGGCTATCTGATGTCGCCTTCGTCGGGGGCAGCTTTGGAGATCGCGGGGGACAGAACATGATCGAGCCGTGTGCGTTCGGCGTTGCAACGTGCTTTGGCCCCAACACCAAAAACTTTGCAGATGTCGTCGAACTCTTGTTGAAAGAGGAAGCCTGTGTGCAGCTCCAACATCCCGACGACTTGGCCTCCTTCCTAGAACAAGTTCTCGTCGATTCCGCCCAGCGACAGGAGCTTGGCAGGCGAGCCCAATCGTCTGCGGCGGAGCACCGAGGAGCCATCGACCGAACCTGGCGAGGGCTCGCGAAGTTCCTCCCCCCCGCTATCCCCGACCGGTCCTAA
- the speA gene encoding biosynthetic arginine decarboxylase has translation MNEQVLQRIQSMYGIENWSAGYFDVNDQGNMIARPSNQDDRWVDLKKVLDHLVHEQKLQLPILLRFPQILSNQLEILTSAYKDAIQQFDYRGKHFPVFPMKVNPRREVVEEFLRDSGRLRVGLECGSKAELYAGIAQEQMPETLLICNGFKDESFCRLACVGVQAGKRVVIVIEKLNELKMLLRVAAETGVCPSIGLRVKLYTRGSGKWASSGGDSAKFGLTTSEIMECVKLLKESGREGHFKLLHFHIGSQITDIKRVKNAMKEAARVYAKIHQLGLDIEYLDIGGGLGVDYDGSKTRFESSMNYTVQEFANDVVYTIQAVCDEEEVPHPNLVTESGRMMTAYHTILVVSIREEIETFADDQPEVEIDEDDPQVITELKWLCDDINGKNYLEYYHDAIEHKDELHTQFNLGLISLEDRAKGEVLYWEVCARALKESEQARVPHEEFEEVKRVLAAKYLCNFSLFRSAPDSWAIGQLFPIVPIHRLHESRLDFATLVDVTCDSDGKIDKFVDLKDVKETLELPEWKENEDYYLGLFLVGAYQEVMGSYHNLFGVPNEAQVIMDGADQFRIAKIVPGSRISDMVSFAHYDAQTLQSQLAAKIQERVEAGCLDPATGEALLEQYRAAASWNTYLD, from the coding sequence ATGAACGAACAAGTCTTGCAGCGCATCCAATCGATGTACGGAATTGAAAATTGGTCCGCCGGCTACTTCGATGTCAACGATCAAGGGAACATGATCGCGCGCCCGAGCAATCAAGACGATCGCTGGGTCGACTTGAAGAAAGTTCTCGATCACTTGGTGCATGAACAAAAGCTCCAATTGCCCATCCTGCTCCGTTTTCCCCAGATCCTTTCCAATCAGCTCGAGATCTTGACGTCGGCTTACAAAGACGCGATCCAGCAATTCGATTACCGCGGCAAACACTTCCCAGTTTTTCCCATGAAGGTCAATCCTCGCCGCGAGGTGGTCGAAGAGTTCCTGAGGGACAGCGGGCGACTGCGCGTCGGGTTGGAATGTGGATCGAAAGCGGAACTCTACGCTGGGATCGCCCAAGAACAAATGCCCGAGACACTTCTTATCTGCAACGGCTTCAAAGACGAATCGTTCTGCCGTCTCGCATGCGTGGGTGTGCAAGCCGGCAAACGTGTCGTGATCGTCATCGAAAAGCTGAACGAACTGAAGATGCTCCTGCGAGTCGCTGCCGAGACAGGAGTCTGTCCTTCCATCGGTCTGCGAGTGAAGCTCTACACGCGTGGATCCGGTAAGTGGGCGAGCTCGGGTGGCGACTCTGCGAAGTTTGGTCTAACGACCTCGGAGATCATGGAGTGCGTGAAGCTGTTGAAAGAGTCAGGGCGGGAAGGTCATTTCAAATTGCTTCACTTCCACATCGGCTCTCAGATCACCGACATCAAGCGGGTGAAGAATGCGATGAAGGAAGCGGCTCGCGTTTACGCCAAAATCCATCAACTCGGACTCGATATCGAATACCTTGACATTGGCGGCGGGCTTGGAGTCGACTACGACGGCTCCAAGACACGATTTGAATCGTCGATGAACTACACCGTTCAGGAATTCGCAAACGATGTGGTCTACACCATCCAAGCCGTTTGCGACGAAGAGGAAGTCCCCCACCCGAATCTGGTCACCGAGAGCGGGCGGATGATGACCGCGTACCACACCATTCTCGTCGTCTCCATACGCGAAGAAATCGAAACCTTCGCCGACGATCAGCCGGAAGTGGAAATCGACGAGGATGATCCACAAGTCATCACCGAGCTGAAATGGCTTTGCGATGACATCAATGGCAAGAACTATCTCGAGTACTACCACGATGCGATCGAACACAAGGATGAACTGCACACCCAGTTCAATCTGGGGCTGATCTCGCTCGAAGACCGAGCGAAGGGGGAGGTCCTTTATTGGGAAGTCTGCGCGCGAGCGCTAAAGGAATCCGAACAAGCCCGTGTACCGCATGAGGAATTCGAAGAAGTCAAACGGGTACTCGCCGCAAAATACCTTTGCAATTTTTCCCTCTTCCGCTCGGCTCCCGACTCGTGGGCCATCGGACAACTCTTTCCGATCGTCCCCATCCATCGCCTGCACGAAAGCCGATTGGACTTCGCAACCCTCGTCGATGTGACGTGTGATTCCGATGGAAAGATCGACAAGTTCGTCGACTTGAAGGATGTCAAAGAAACATTGGAACTGCCGGAGTGGAAAGAGAACGAAGACTACTATCTCGGTCTGTTCCTCGTCGGTGCCTACCAAGAAGTGATGGGTTCCTACCACAATCTCTTCGGGGTTCCAAACGAGGCCCAGGTGATCATGGACGGCGCGGACCAGTTCCGGATCGCCAAAATTGTACCCGGCAGTCGAATCAGCGACATGGTGAGCTTCGCCCATTACGACGCGCAAACGCTGCAGAGCCAGCTCGCTGCGAAAATTCAAGAGAGGGTGGAGGCGGGGTGCCTCGACCCAGCAACCGGCGAGGCTCTTTTGGAGCAATATCGGGCTGCAGCCTCTTGGAATACCTACCTCGATTAG
- a CDS encoding thioredoxin family protein, with product MLRFAALMIFAFLDGSSSTAPAVTSSKEQPLPYEVAYKKAQDEKKPLVVLVGADWCAACKSMKSNTIVPMSQSGQLKEVIYTQVDKDAQPELASQVMQGNTLPQIVVFCQDDKGWKRFSLTGMQTERRVKELIGKAIEILPKRR from the coding sequence ATGTTGCGTTTTGCAGCATTGATGATTTTTGCTTTTTTGGACGGCTCTTCGTCCACAGCGCCCGCAGTCACGAGCTCGAAGGAACAGCCGCTTCCGTATGAGGTGGCCTACAAGAAGGCTCAAGACGAAAAGAAACCGCTCGTGGTGTTGGTCGGTGCCGATTGGTGCGCGGCTTGCAAATCCATGAAGTCGAACACGATCGTCCCGATGAGCCAATCGGGACAGCTCAAAGAGGTCATCTACACGCAGGTCGACAAAGACGCGCAGCCGGAGCTGGCTTCTCAGGTCATGCAAGGGAACACCCTTCCACAAATCGTTGTCTTTTGCCAAGACGATAAGGGTTGGAAGCGATTTTCCTTAACCGGCATGCAAACCGAGAGGCGTGTGAAGGAGCTGATCGGAAAAGCGATCGAGATTCTTCCAAAGAGGCGTTAG
- a CDS encoding UDP-N-acetylmuramate dehydrogenase, translated as MANPFSDFQSVVRENQSLAPFTWLQIGGPTRYLVEPNEIDELAAITAICLEQGIPVRVLGGGSNLLVRESGVAGATLSFSSPVFTGIRRDGDRVICGSGVKLSHLITYAVGQGLGGLEHLVAIPGTVGGAIRGNAGTEDGAIGQVVHSARILTKDGSIIDAKAEELALTHRASGMDGIALVEVTFALTPGDPAALTKREQTFWILKRRKQPSFPERTALAFIDPVGNQAADLVQQAGLSGVSEGAVRMSSTYPNFIIASTGATSSQVLTLLERVRTGVQDRSGVQLQFHLQIW; from the coding sequence ATGGCGAATCCCTTTAGCGACTTCCAGTCCGTCGTCCGCGAGAACCAATCGCTGGCCCCTTTTACATGGCTTCAGATCGGCGGCCCCACTCGGTACCTTGTTGAACCCAACGAAATCGACGAGTTGGCTGCCATCACCGCGATTTGTCTGGAGCAAGGAATTCCTGTTCGCGTTTTGGGAGGGGGTTCCAATCTGCTCGTCCGCGAGTCAGGGGTAGCGGGTGCAACGTTGTCCTTCAGCTCTCCCGTCTTTACCGGCATCCGCCGCGACGGGGATCGGGTCATCTGCGGCAGCGGCGTCAAGCTTTCTCATTTGATCACCTACGCCGTGGGGCAGGGCCTCGGGGGCCTGGAACACTTGGTCGCCATTCCTGGCACGGTCGGAGGAGCGATTCGCGGTAACGCGGGGACCGAGGACGGTGCGATCGGCCAAGTCGTTCACTCGGCCCGGATTTTGACCAAGGATGGCTCGATTATCGACGCCAAAGCCGAGGAACTAGCGTTGACCCACCGGGCCAGTGGGATGGACGGAATCGCGCTCGTCGAAGTCACGTTCGCACTGACCCCGGGCGACCCTGCTGCCCTCACCAAACGGGAGCAAACCTTCTGGATTCTCAAGCGTCGCAAGCAGCCGAGTTTTCCTGAGCGAACGGCCCTCGCCTTCATCGATCCCGTTGGAAACCAGGCTGCGGATCTCGTCCAGCAAGCCGGTTTGTCGGGCGTCTCCGAGGGAGCGGTCCGGATGAGTTCCACCTACCCCAATTTCATCATTGCTAGCACTGGTGCTACGAGTTCCCAAGTCCTCACTTTGCTAGAGAGAGTTCGAACAGGAGTGCAGGATCGGAGCGGAGTGCAGTTGCAATTCCATCTGCAGATTTGGTAA
- a CDS encoding SAM-dependent methyltransferase has protein sequence METVADSIYNYPVYYDLIFASDWSAEFKFLEAAFEKHVSKKTKRVLEPACGTGRLLFRMAKSGYDAAGLDLNEKAIEYCNKRLVRHGLKPTAFVADMCDFTVKRPYDAAFNTINSFRHLATEKQAVAHFQAMAAAVRPGGIYALGFHLTPLKGPQTDEERWSARKGNLVINTAMWARDKDRAKRMERYNIRFDIYRPSSSMRIDDCLELRSYTFRQFANTIKKVPEWTIEEAYDFRYDIDEPIEIDSETEDVVYILKRV, from the coding sequence ATGGAAACCGTTGCTGACAGCATTTACAACTATCCCGTCTACTACGATCTCATTTTCGCCAGCGACTGGAGCGCGGAGTTTAAGTTTTTGGAAGCTGCTTTCGAGAAGCATGTGTCCAAGAAAACCAAGAGAGTTCTCGAGCCGGCATGCGGCACCGGGAGACTTCTGTTTCGCATGGCCAAGTCGGGGTATGACGCGGCCGGACTGGATCTCAACGAAAAAGCCATCGAGTACTGCAACAAAAGGCTCGTGCGCCACGGTTTGAAGCCCACCGCCTTTGTCGCCGACATGTGCGACTTCACCGTCAAACGCCCTTATGACGCCGCGTTCAACACGATCAACTCCTTTCGGCATTTGGCCACTGAAAAGCAAGCGGTTGCCCATTTTCAAGCGATGGCGGCAGCCGTTAGGCCGGGTGGCATCTATGCGTTGGGATTTCATTTAACCCCGCTGAAAGGGCCCCAAACCGACGAAGAACGTTGGAGCGCTCGCAAAGGAAACTTGGTCATCAACACCGCCATGTGGGCGCGCGATAAAGATCGCGCCAAACGGATGGAGCGTTACAACATTCGATTCGACATCTATCGACCCTCGAGCTCGATGCGAATCGACGATTGTTTGGAGTTGCGGAGCTATACCTTTCGCCAGTTCGCCAATACGATCAAGAAAGTCCCGGAATGGACGATCGAGGAAGCCTACGATTTCCGGTATGACATCGACGAACCGATTGAAATCGACAGCGAGACCGAGGACGTCGTCTACATTCTCAAACGCGTGTGA
- a CDS encoding beta-ketoacyl-[acyl-carrier-protein] synthase family protein gives MQPIDRTSQLPDSQRVVMTAVGLTSPNGNDLESYREALLQGKSGVRNYNIRYVGDTFAGVCEFEATKYQSKRDIRRGTRAGTVGIWAASEAVARSGLDWSNVDKSRVGIYIGVTEHGNVETENEIYNIKGFDYDTTYWSHHHNPRTVANNPAGEIALNMGITGPHYTIGAACAAGNAGIIQGVQMLRLGECDLAIAGGVSESIHTFGIFASFKSQGALASHPDPTKASRPFDVDRNGIVVSEGACIFVLERLSDAKARSANIIAEIVSYAINTDATDFVLPNPERQAQCVKLALDRGGLEPNHIDIVSTHATGTNSGDAQEVQALRAVFGDCTKVNFNNTKSFIGHTMGAAGALELAGNLPSFRDGVCHATINVDNLDETCAIPGLVLNQPKELGRVDYILNNSFGMLGINSVLIVRRF, from the coding sequence ATGCAACCCATCGATCGCACAAGCCAATTACCCGACTCCCAGCGAGTGGTCATGACCGCGGTGGGGCTAACCTCCCCCAACGGAAACGATTTGGAGTCCTATCGCGAAGCGTTGCTACAGGGAAAGAGCGGCGTTCGGAACTACAACATCCGCTATGTGGGGGACACCTTTGCCGGCGTCTGCGAATTCGAGGCTACCAAATACCAAAGCAAACGAGACATCCGACGCGGGACTCGAGCGGGTACCGTCGGAATTTGGGCGGCATCCGAGGCGGTCGCCCGCAGCGGTCTCGATTGGAGCAACGTCGATAAATCGCGCGTTGGGATCTATATCGGAGTGACCGAACACGGAAATGTCGAAACGGAAAACGAAATCTACAACATCAAGGGTTTCGATTACGACACCACCTACTGGTCGCACCACCACAACCCTAGGACCGTGGCCAACAATCCTGCCGGCGAGATCGCGCTCAACATGGGAATCACCGGCCCGCACTACACCATCGGAGCGGCTTGCGCCGCCGGGAACGCAGGAATCATCCAAGGTGTCCAAATGCTCCGCCTCGGAGAATGCGATCTCGCCATAGCAGGTGGAGTCTCGGAAAGCATCCATACGTTCGGCATCTTTGCCTCGTTCAAATCGCAAGGGGCGTTGGCGAGCCATCCTGACCCGACCAAGGCGTCGCGCCCCTTTGACGTCGACCGCAACGGAATCGTCGTCTCCGAAGGTGCTTGCATCTTTGTCCTGGAAAGACTCTCCGACGCGAAAGCGCGATCCGCGAACATCATCGCGGAGATTGTCTCCTATGCCATCAACACCGACGCCACCGATTTTGTCCTCCCCAACCCCGAGCGGCAGGCGCAATGCGTCAAGCTGGCTCTCGACCGCGGAGGACTCGAACCTAACCACATCGACATCGTGAGCACCCACGCAACCGGCACCAATAGTGGAGATGCACAAGAAGTCCAAGCGCTGCGAGCCGTTTTCGGCGATTGTACGAAAGTAAATTTCAACAACACCAAGAGCTTTATTGGGCACACGATGGGGGCCGCAGGAGCCCTCGAACTCGCAGGAAACTTGCCTTCCTTCCGCGACGGGGTTTGCCACGCCACCATAAATGTGGACAATCTAGATGAAACCTGCGCGATCCCCGGTTTGGTCCTCAACCAACCTAAAGAGCTGGGTCGAGTCGACTACATTCTCAACAACTCCTTCGGGATGTTGGGCATCAACTCTGTTTTGATCGTTCGCCGGTTTTAA
- a CDS encoding acyl carrier protein — translation MTPAEIRDEILDILSEIAPDEDLSGLDDNKSFREQMELDSMDFLDIVMELRKRHRVQIPEDEYGNLASMASTVAYLEPKMRDIVAA, via the coding sequence ATGACACCAGCGGAAATCCGTGACGAGATCTTGGATATTTTGAGTGAGATTGCACCAGACGAAGATCTGTCGGGGCTCGATGACAATAAATCGTTTCGAGAACAGATGGAACTCGATAGCATGGACTTCCTCGATATTGTGATGGAGCTTCGAAAGCGCCATCGCGTGCAAATTCCCGAGGATGAGTACGGCAATCTCGCCAGCATGGCATCCACGGTCGCTTATCTCGAACCGAAAATGCGGGACATCGTCGCCGCCTAA